The following coding sequences are from one Epinephelus fuscoguttatus linkage group LG5, E.fuscoguttatus.final_Chr_v1 window:
- the si:ch211-151h10.2 gene encoding uncharacterized protein si:ch211-151h10.2, with amino-acid sequence MPLLTVTHPKGQRGTGQGERVDWALGCKWMEEVHGGEEGQPAERSRKRQSCSSNQTSAVHEPQQTSWSQTLRTLQPWRGWYSFLPVGVVWSVCQVEAPLHPSLLLVDVCWRLLLVCLLWMILGGCVHALKCRLQPGQNQGESPLRIQQEVVTANRSNSNLWMSQPRGLGHCSHLALALADSLLLCVLQEPLPDPSVPHIKALLSRLESVSHSLEKADFGSEVTLEEVDQDSILINKVKLIRTYLQQRMTTLCRLIQVQGDFEASVKDMMVGLEGLWAQLEELHTGVTLTKEGGQDHTDLASAQTDAENLFAVLGHYRNRLRCCEAYLKDSTQLLQELTWSHTHISNSVSSSSESVWPELLLQSNIEQFDKVQESFLPLEQQTSTFQAHLEGLEKGNQRGHAGPLAHANGAHSRSASPQTSLHLDSERTSDVEHNNSTSASTSVSSMDADTDTEIDNPRSLCERSALQFTSTIGRLRKSARRK; translated from the exons ATGCCTCTGTTGACAGTTACCCATCCCAAGGGTCAAAGGGGAACAGGTCAGGGAGAAAGAGTGGACTGGGCCCTGGGCTGTAAATGGATGGAGGAAGTACACGGGGGCGAGGAGGGACAACCTGCTGAGAGGAGTCGAAAACGACAGAG CTGCAGTTCAAACCAAACATCCGCTGTTCATGAGCCACAGCAAACTTCATGGTCACAGACTCTGAGGACACTACAACCCTGGAGAGGCTGGTACAGTTTCCTTCCAGTAGGTGTTGTGTGGTCTGTCTGCCAGGTGGAGGCCCCACTGCACCCCTCTCTGTTACTGGTGGATGTGTGCTGGAGGCTCCTGTTGGTGTGTTTGCTGTGGATGATTCTGGGAGGTTGTGTTCATGCCCTGAAGTGCCGCCTGCAGCCAGGACAGAATCAG GGGGAGTCTCCACTGAGGATACAGCAGGAGGTTGTAACTGCAAACAGGAGTAACAGCAATTTATG GATGTCCCAGCCTAGAGGCCTGGGCCACTGCAGTCATCTGGCCCTTGCCCTGGCTGAcagcctgctgctgtgtgtgcttCAGGAGCCCCTGCCAGATCCCAGCGTGCCCCACATAAAGGCTCTCCTCTCCAGGCTGGAG TCAGTGTCTCACTCACTTGAGAAGGCTGATTTTGGGTCCGAGGTGACACTGGAGGAGGTGGACCAAGACTCTATACTGATAAACAAAGTGAAGCTCATCCGCACCTACCTGCAGCAGAG GATGACAACACTGTGTAGACTCATCCAGGTGCAGGGGGATTTTGAAGCCAGTGTGAAGGACATGATGGTGGGCCTAGAAGGCCTCTGGGCTCAGTTGGAGGAGCTGCATACTGGGGTCACACTCACCAAAGAGGGGGGCCAAGACCACACAGACCTGGCCTCGGCCCAAACAGATGCAGAG AATTTGTTTGCCGTGTTGGGGCACTACAGGAACAGACTCCGGTGCTGCGAGGCTTATCTGAAGGACAGCACACAACTACTGCAG GAGTTAACCTGGAGTCACACTCATATAAGCAACagtgtgagcagcagcagtgaatcAGTCTGGCCAGAGCTGTTGCTTCAGTCCAACATTGAGCAG TTTGACAAGGTGCAGGAGAGTTTCCTCCCCCTGGAGCAACAGACCTCTACGTTCCAGGCCCACCTGGAGGGACTTGAAAAGGGGAATCAGCGAGGACATGCAGGGCCCCTCGCTCATGCTAATGGGGCTCATTCCCGCTCAGCTTCTCCACAGACTTCCCTACATCTTGACAGCGAACGCACAAGTGATGTTGAGCACAATAACTCAACCTCTGCATCCACGTCTGTCTCCTCAATGgatgcagacacagacacagaaatagACAATCCTCGCTCACTATGTGAGAGGTCAGCTCTGCAGTTCACCTCCACTATCGGACGCCTGCGGAAATCTGCAAGGAGGAAGTGA